The proteins below are encoded in one region of Flavobacterium nackdongense:
- the rplD gene encoding 50S ribosomal protein L4 has product MEAKVLDFNGKDTGRKVQLSDSVFGIEPNNHAVYLDVKQYLANQRQGTHKAKERAEVAGSTRKIKKQKGTGTARAGSAKNPLFKGGGTVFGPRPRSYSFKLNKNLKRLARKSAFSIKAKETNVIVLEDFNFETPNTKNFTNVLKALGLDNKKSLFVLGESNKNVYLSSRNLKASKVITSSELSTYDILNANSLVLLEGSLEGIEENLSK; this is encoded by the coding sequence ATGGAAGCAAAAGTATTAGATTTCAACGGAAAAGATACTGGGAGAAAAGTGCAACTTTCTGATTCAGTATTCGGTATAGAACCAAACAATCACGCAGTATATCTTGATGTTAAGCAATATCTTGCTAACCAACGTCAAGGAACGCACAAAGCTAAAGAAAGAGCTGAAGTAGCAGGAAGTACTCGTAAAATTAAAAAACAAAAAGGAACTGGTACTGCTCGTGCGGGTAGTGCAAAGAACCCATTGTTTAAAGGTGGTGGAACAGTTTTCGGACCTAGACCAAGAAGTTATTCATTCAAATTGAATAAAAACTTGAAGCGTTTGGCAAGAAAATCGGCTTTCTCAATTAAAGCGAAAGAAACAAACGTAATTGTTTTGGAAGACTTCAATTTTGAAACACCAAACACTAAAAATTTCACTAATGTTTTGAAAGCTTTAGGGTTGGATAATAAAAAATCTTTATTTGTGTTGGGCGAATCGAATAAAAATGTATATTTGTCGTCACGCAATTTAAAGGCGTCTAAAGTTATAACTAGTTCAGAATTAAGTACTTACGATATTCTTAACGCTAATAGTTTAGTTCTTTTAGAGGGTTCTTTAGAGGGAATTGAAGAAAATTTAAGTAAATAA
- the rplW gene encoding 50S ribosomal protein L23, giving the protein MSIIIKPIVTEKVTKESEVLNRFGFVVDKKANKVQIKKAVEAAYGVTIVSVNTMNVRPDRTTKYTKSGLISGKTNAIKKAIVQVQEGETIDFYNNI; this is encoded by the coding sequence ATGAGCATCATAATTAAACCTATAGTAACAGAAAAAGTAACCAAAGAAAGTGAAGTTTTAAACCGCTTCGGATTCGTTGTTGACAAAAAAGCAAACAAAGTTCAAATTAAGAAAGCTGTTGAAGCTGCTTATGGAGTAACTATTGTAAGTGTTAACACGATGAACGTAAGACCGGATAGAACTACAAAATACACTAAAAGTGGTCTTATCAGTGGAAAGACAAATGCAATCAAAAAAGCAATTGTACAAGTACAAGAAGGAGAAACAATTGATTTTTACAACAATATCTAA
- the rplB gene encoding 50S ribosomal protein L2, with product MSVRKLKPITPGQRFRVVNGYDAITTDKPERSLIAPIKNSGGRNSQGKMTMRYTGGGHKQRYRIIDFKRTKEGIPATVKSIEYDPNRTAFIALLAYADGEKTYIIAQNGLKVGQKLVSGPESQPEIGNTLPLSRIPLGTVISCIELRPGQGAVIARSAGTFAQLMARDGKYATIKMPSGETRLILLTCSATIGAVSNSDHQLVVSGKAGRTRWLGRRPRTRPVAMNPVDHPMGGGEGRSSGGHPRSRNGMPAKGYRTRSKKNPSNKYIVERRKK from the coding sequence ATGTCAGTAAGAAAATTAAAACCTATTACCCCAGGTCAGCGATTTAGAGTTGTGAATGGTTATGACGCCATTACAACTGATAAGCCGGAACGCTCTTTGATAGCGCCGATAAAAAACTCTGGAGGTAGAAATAGTCAAGGAAAGATGACCATGCGTTATACGGGTGGTGGTCACAAGCAGAGATATCGTATTATTGATTTCAAACGTACAAAAGAAGGAATTCCGGCGACAGTGAAATCAATCGAATATGATCCAAATCGTACTGCGTTTATCGCATTATTAGCTTATGCTGATGGTGAGAAAACATACATTATTGCTCAAAACGGATTGAAAGTAGGTCAGAAATTAGTTTCTGGTCCAGAATCTCAACCTGAAATAGGTAATACATTGCCATTAAGCAGAATTCCATTAGGAACTGTAATTTCTTGTATCGAATTGAGACCAGGGCAAGGAGCTGTAATCGCTCGTTCAGCCGGTACATTCGCACAGTTAATGGCGAGAGACGGAAAATATGCAACAATCAAAATGCCATCTGGAGAAACAAGATTGATCTTGTTGACTTGTTCGGCTACCATTGGTGCTGTTTCTAATTCAGACCACCAATTAGTTGTATCTGGTAAAGCAGGTAGAACAAGATGGTTAGGAAGAAGACCTAGAACAAGACCAGTAGCAATGAACCCTGTCGATCACCCAATGGGTGGTGGTGAAGGACGTTCTTCTGGAGGACATCCAAGATCTAGAAACGGTATGCCTGCTAAAGGTTATAGAACACGTTCTAAGAAAAACCCGAGTAACAAGTATATTGTAGAACGTAGAAAGAAATAA
- the rpsS gene encoding 30S ribosomal protein S19, producing the protein MARSLKKGPFVHYKLEKKVEENIEKGNKGVVKTWSRASMITPDFVGQTIAVHNGRQFVPVYVTENMVGHKLGEFSPTRSFRGHAGAKNKGKK; encoded by the coding sequence ATGGCACGTTCATTAAAAAAAGGACCTTTCGTTCATTATAAGTTAGAGAAAAAGGTTGAAGAAAACATTGAAAAAGGAAATAAAGGAGTGGTAAAGACTTGGTCGAGAGCTTCTATGATTACACCTGACTTTGTTGGACAAACAATCGCAGTTCATAACGGTCGTCAATTTGTACCAGTTTACGTAACAGAAAACATGGTAGGTCACAAATTAGGAGAGTTTTCACCAACTCGATCTTTTAGAGGTCATGCTGGAGCAAAAAATAAAGGTAAAAAATAA
- the rplV gene encoding 50S ribosomal protein L22, whose translation MGVRKRETADARKEANKSLAFAKLNNCPTSPRKMRLVADLVRGQKVERALNILRFSSKEASRKLEKLLLSAINNWEQKNNDANLEEAGLFVKEIRVDGGMMLKRLRPAPQGRAHRIRKRSNHVTIVLGAINNNTQAI comes from the coding sequence ATGGGAGTTCGTAAAAGAGAAACAGCAGATGCAAGAAAAGAGGCTAACAAGTCATTGGCTTTTGCAAAATTGAATAACTGCCCTACTTCACCTAGAAAAATGCGCTTAGTAGCAGATCTAGTAAGAGGTCAGAAGGTAGAAAGAGCACTTAACATATTAAGATTCAGTTCTAAAGAAGCTTCAAGAAAATTAGAAAAATTATTATTATCTGCAATCAATAACTGGGAGCAAAAAAATAATGATGCTAATCTTGAAGAGGCTGGATTATTTGTTAAAGAAATCCGTGTTGATGGTGGAATGATGTTAAAAAGACTTCGTCCAGCACCACAAGGAAGAGCACACAGAATAAGAAAACGTTCCAACCACGTAACAATCGTGTTGGGAGCAATTAATAATAACACACAAGCAATTTAA
- the rpsC gene encoding 30S ribosomal protein S3, whose translation MGQKTNPIGNRLGIIRGWDSNWYGGNDYGDKLAEDYKIRKYIHARLSKASVSKVIIERTLKLVTVTITTARPGIIIGKGGQEVDKLKEELKKVTDKEVQINIFEIKRPELDAYLVATSICRQIESRISYRRAIKMAIAATMRMNAEGIKVLISGRLNGAEMARSEGFKEGRIPLSTFRADIDYALAEAHTTYGRMGIKVWIMKGEVYGKRDLSPLAGMDKKQSGTGGGKGGDSPRGDRKPFNKGGKPDARKRK comes from the coding sequence ATGGGACAAAAGACAAATCCAATTGGAAATAGACTTGGTATCATCAGAGGATGGGACTCTAACTGGTATGGTGGAAATGACTACGGTGATAAATTGGCCGAAGATTATAAAATCAGAAAGTATATCCATGCTCGTTTATCAAAAGCTAGTGTATCAAAAGTAATCATCGAGAGAACTTTAAAACTTGTAACCGTTACTATCACTACTGCTAGACCTGGTATTATTATCGGAAAAGGTGGCCAAGAGGTAGACAAGTTGAAAGAAGAACTTAAGAAAGTTACTGACAAAGAGGTTCAAATCAACATCTTTGAAATAAAAAGACCTGAACTTGACGCGTATCTAGTTGCTACAAGCATCTGTCGTCAAATCGAAAGCCGTATTTCTTACAGACGTGCAATCAAAATGGCTATTGCTGCTACAATGCGTATGAACGCGGAAGGTATCAAAGTTTTGATTTCTGGTCGTTTGAATGGTGCTGAGATGGCCCGTTCAGAAGGTTTCAAAGAAGGAAGAATTCCTCTATCAACTTTCAGAGCCGACATCGATTATGCTCTAGCTGAAGCTCATACTACTTATGGTAGAATGGGGATCAAAGTGTGGATCATGAAAGGTGAAGTTTATGGAAAGAGAGATCTTTCTCCACTTGCAGGAATGGATAAAAAACAATCTGGAACTGGTGGTGGTAAAGGTGGCGATTCTCCGAGAGGAGACAGAAAACCTTTTAATAAAGGTGGAAAACCAGACGCTCGTAAGAGAAAGTAA
- the rplP gene encoding 50S ribosomal protein L16: MLQPKRTKYRKVQKGKMKGNSQRGHELSNGMFGIKSVHEDGMFLTSRQIEAARIAATRYMKREGQLWIKIFPDKPITKKPLEVRMGKGKGAVEYWAAVVRPGRIMFEVGGVPLSVAKEALRLAAQKLPVKTKFIVARDFEA; the protein is encoded by the coding sequence ATGTTACAGCCTAAAAGAACAAAATACCGTAAGGTACAAAAGGGTAAAATGAAAGGAAACTCTCAAAGAGGGCACGAACTTTCTAATGGAATGTTTGGTATTAAATCTGTTCATGAAGATGGAATGTTCTTAACCTCACGTCAAATCGAAGCGGCACGTATCGCTGCTACTCGATATATGAAAAGAGAAGGACAATTATGGATTAAAATATTTCCAGACAAACCTATCACAAAGAAACCTCTTGAGGTACGTATGGGTAAAGGTAAAGGTGCAGTCGAATATTGGGCGGCCGTTGTTAGACCCGGAAGAATTATGTTTGAAGTTGGTGGAGTTCCTTTGTCTGTTGCAAAAGAGGCCTTGCGTCTTGCAGCTCAAAAACTTCCAGTGAAAACTAAATTCATCGTTGCTAGAGATTTCGAAGCATAA
- the rpmC gene encoding 50S ribosomal protein L29, whose product MKQSEIKNLSAAELQEKLKQTKKVYADLKMAHAISPIENPLQIRSVRRTVARLATELTKRELQ is encoded by the coding sequence ATGAAACAATCAGAAATAAAAAATCTTTCTGCAGCAGAGTTGCAAGAAAAATTGAAGCAAACTAAGAAGGTATATGCCGACTTAAAAATGGCACACGCTATTTCTCCAATTGAAAATCCGTTACAAATTCGTAGCGTGAGAAGAACAGTGGCCAGATTAGCTACAGAACTTACTAAAAGAGAATTACAATAA
- the rpsQ gene encoding 30S ribosomal protein S17 has product MEEKRNLRKERIGVVTSDKMDKSIVVAQVTRVKHPLYGKFVLKTKKFHAHDENNDCNIGDTVRISETRPLSKTKCWRLVEIIERAK; this is encoded by the coding sequence ATGGAAGAAAAAAGAAATTTAAGAAAAGAGAGAATTGGGGTTGTTACTTCAGATAAAATGGATAAATCCATTGTTGTTGCACAAGTAACAAGAGTAAAACACCCATTATACGGTAAGTTCGTGTTGAAAACTAAAAAGTTTCATGCCCACGACGAAAATAACGACTGTAACATAGGAGATACTGTAAGAATTAGCGAAACGCGTCCTTTAAGTAAAACCAAATGTTGGAGGTTAGTTGAAATCATTGAAAGAGCTAAATAA
- the rplN gene encoding 50S ribosomal protein L14: protein MVQQESRLKVADNTGAKEVLTIRVLGGTKRRYASVGDKIVVSIKDATPNGNVKKGAVSTAVVVRTKKEVRRADGSYIRFDDNACVLLNAAGEMRGTRVFGPVARELREKQFMKIVSLAPEVL from the coding sequence ATGGTACAACAAGAATCAAGACTAAAAGTAGCAGATAATACGGGAGCAAAAGAAGTTTTAACTATCCGTGTTTTAGGAGGTACCAAAAGAAGGTATGCCTCTGTTGGTGACAAGATTGTAGTATCTATTAAGGATGCGACTCCAAACGGAAACGTTAAAAAAGGAGCTGTTTCGACTGCAGTTGTAGTACGTACCAAAAAAGAAGTGAGAAGAGCCGATGGTTCTTATATCCGTTTCGATGACAATGCTTGTGTTCTTTTGAACGCTGCAGGAGAAATGAGAGGAACACGTGTTTTTGGTCCAGTAGCAAGAGAACTTCGTGAAAAACAATTCATGAAAATTGTATCATTAGCACCTGAAGTGCTTTAA
- the rplX gene encoding 50S ribosomal protein L24 yields MIKLKIKSGDIVRVIAGDHKGEEGKVLRVYKEKNKAIVEGVNMVSKHTKPSAKSPQGGIVKKEASIQISNIALIDPKTKETTRVGIRVEGDKKVRFSKKSNQVL; encoded by the coding sequence ATGATAAAGCTAAAAATAAAATCAGGAGACATCGTAAGAGTAATTGCTGGAGACCATAAAGGTGAAGAAGGTAAAGTATTACGTGTGTACAAAGAGAAAAATAAAGCGATTGTTGAAGGTGTAAACATGGTATCGAAACATACGAAACCAAGTGCAAAAAGCCCTCAAGGTGGTATTGTAAAAAAAGAAGCTTCTATACAAATATCTAACATAGCTCTAATTGATCCTAAAACTAAGGAAACAACAAGAGTAGGTATCAGAGTAGAAGGAGATAAGAAAGTGAGATTTTCAAAAAAATCTAATCAAGTACTATAG
- the rplE gene encoding 50S ribosomal protein L5, producing the protein MAYIPRLKEEYKNRVISALKEEFGYTNVMQVPKLEKIVLSKGVGAAVSDKKLIDYAVDELTKITGQKAVSTISKKDVASFKLRKGMPIGAKVTLRGERMYEFLDRLVTSALPRVRDFSGIKATGFDGRGNYNLGVLEQIIFPEIDIDKVNKISGMDITFVTSAATDKEAKSLLAELGLPFKKN; encoded by the coding sequence ATGGCATATATACCTAGACTAAAAGAAGAGTATAAGAACAGAGTAATCTCTGCTCTTAAAGAGGAATTCGGATACACAAACGTAATGCAAGTTCCAAAATTGGAAAAAATCGTTTTGAGTAAAGGAGTTGGTGCAGCTGTATCTGACAAAAAACTAATTGACTATGCAGTCGATGAGTTAACAAAGATCACTGGACAGAAAGCAGTATCTACCATTTCAAAGAAAGACGTTGCGTCATTCAAATTGAGAAAAGGGATGCCAATCGGTGCAAAAGTTACTTTGCGTGGAGAAAGAATGTATGAGTTTTTAGATAGACTTGTAACTTCAGCTTTACCACGTGTTAGAGATTTCAGTGGAATTAAAGCTACTGGTTTTGACGGAAGAGGAAATTACAATCTTGGTGTTTTAGAGCAAATCATTTTCCCTGAAATTGATATTGACAAAGTAAATAAAATATCTGGAATGGACATTACTTTTGTAACTTCTGCGGCTACAGACAAAGAAGCAAAATCGTTATTGGCTGAATTAGGTTTACCTTTTAAAAAGAATTAA
- the rpsN gene encoding 30S ribosomal protein S14 — MAKESMKAREVKREKTVAKYAEKRKALKEAGDSVGLQKLPKNASPIRLHNRCKLTGRPRGYIRQFGISRVTFREMANNGLIPGVKKASW, encoded by the coding sequence ATGGCTAAAGAATCAATGAAAGCCCGCGAGGTGAAGAGAGAAAAAACGGTAGCAAAATATGCTGAGAAAAGAAAAGCTTTGAAAGAAGCTGGAGATTCAGTAGGTTTGCAAAAATTACCAAAAAATGCTTCACCAATACGTTTGCACAATCGGTGCAAATTGACAGGTAGACCAAGAGGATATATTCGTCAATTTGGTATTTCACGTGTAACATTCCGTGAAATGGCTAACAACGGATTAATTCCAGGAGTTAAAAAGGCTTCTTGGTAA
- the rpsH gene encoding 30S ribosomal protein S8, with protein sequence MYTDPIADYLTRVRNAVAANHKVVEIPASNLKKEITKILFDQGYILSYKFENNTVQGSIKIALKYDKDTKESVIKDIQRISKPGLRKYSGSSSIPRILNGLGIAIVSTSKGLMTGKQAKQLNVGGEVICYVY encoded by the coding sequence ATGTATACAGATCCTATTGCAGATTATTTGACGAGAGTTAGAAACGCTGTGGCTGCAAACCACAAAGTTGTCGAAATTCCAGCATCTAATCTAAAAAAAGAAATAACTAAGATCTTATTTGATCAAGGATATATCTTAAGTTACAAATTTGAGAACAACACCGTACAGGGTTCAATCAAAATCGCTTTGAAGTATGATAAAGATACTAAAGAGTCAGTAATCAAAGATATCCAAAGAATTAGTAAACCAGGTTTACGTAAATATTCAGGTTCTTCAAGCATCCCAAGAATCCTTAACGGGTTAGGAATTGCAATTGTATCCACTTCAAAAGGTCTTATGACTGGGAAACAAGCCAAGCAATTGAATGTAGGTGGTGAAGTAATTTGTTACGTATACTAA
- the rplF gene encoding 50S ribosomal protein L6 — translation MSRIGKNPVVVPAGVTVEVANGIITVKGKNGQLTQEYSDVTVTVEGDQVQVDRSSDHKDQRAKHGLYRSLINNMIIGVTDGFTKELELVGVGYRASNQGQKLDLALGFSHNIVLEIAPEVKVETVSEKGKNPIVKLTSFDKQLLGQVAAKIRGFRKPEPYKGKGVKFVGEVLRRKAGKSA, via the coding sequence ATGTCAAGAATAGGTAAAAATCCCGTTGTAGTCCCTGCCGGAGTAACTGTTGAAGTTGCTAATGGTATTATTACAGTAAAAGGAAAAAATGGTCAACTTACACAGGAATACTCAGATGTGACTGTAACAGTTGAAGGAGATCAAGTTCAAGTGGACAGATCATCTGATCACAAAGACCAAAGAGCAAAACACGGTTTGTACAGATCTTTAATCAATAATATGATTATCGGTGTAACAGATGGGTTTACTAAAGAGTTGGAATTGGTAGGAGTAGGTTATAGAGCTTCAAACCAAGGACAAAAATTAGATTTGGCTCTTGGATTTTCTCACAATATTGTTTTAGAAATAGCTCCAGAAGTAAAAGTGGAGACTGTATCTGAAAAAGGTAAAAATCCAATTGTGAAGTTAACATCATTTGACAAACAACTTTTAGGTCAGGTTGCTGCGAAAATCAGAGGTTTCCGCAAACCAGAGCCATACAAAGGAAAAGGTGTTAAATTCGTAGGTGAAGTATTAAGAAGAAAAGCAGGTAAATCAGCGTAA
- the rplR gene encoding 50S ribosomal protein L18 encodes MSLSKPERRQRIRFRIRKTVSGTATNPRLSVFRSNKEIYAQLIDDVNGVTLLAASSREKEIEKGTNVEVATAVGKLVAEKALKAGIETVTFDRGGYLYHGRIKSLAEGARAAGLKF; translated from the coding sequence ATGTCATTATCAAAACCTGAAAGAAGACAGAGAATCAGATTCAGAATTAGAAAAACAGTTAGTGGTACAGCTACTAACCCAAGACTTTCTGTATTTAGAAGTAACAAAGAAATTTATGCTCAACTTATTGATGACGTAAACGGAGTTACTTTATTAGCTGCTTCTTCAAGAGAAAAAGAAATAGAAAAAGGTACTAACGTAGAAGTGGCAACAGCAGTTGGAAAACTAGTTGCAGAGAAAGCGTTAAAAGCTGGGATAGAAACAGTAACTTTCGACAGAGGAGGTTATTTATATCACGGTCGTATTAAATCATTAGCGGAAGGCGCGAGAGCGGCTGGACTTAAATTCTAA